The proteins below are encoded in one region of Streptomyces roseirectus:
- a CDS encoding MAB_1171c family putative transporter, giving the protein MSVSDLIATLILALLLLQAAVRLPGTLRGQRRSRSLSGAFTAFAIAWWLRTGLGRTAVDPLGVNDLPTLLKHVLAIAGICVLLMYVCDVYAEEDTSARHIRISAWIQRATAYASVATVVCMTAVFFLVLDRSKTGKDSPYFIGRHMGDPGLALYMGLFYAYVVAAALVCAYQWGRAARRAGHWSLRTGLTMMSAGMTLIVVYAVMRTVFLSVATLHPLPARDLADQEHITDTVLYAGFLLWLLGSIVPALRALLTRARSIHAILRLHPLWRDLALAVDGIALYQPAHLLRGHRAAQHPCATSSPTTPPPADPPRPPLGD; this is encoded by the coding sequence GTGTCCGTCTCTGACCTGATCGCCACCCTCATCCTGGCGCTGCTCCTGCTCCAGGCCGCCGTCCGCCTGCCCGGCACACTGCGAGGACAACGCCGCAGCCGCTCCCTCTCCGGCGCCTTCACCGCCTTCGCGATCGCCTGGTGGCTGCGCACCGGCCTCGGCCGGACCGCCGTCGACCCGCTCGGCGTCAACGACCTGCCGACCCTCCTCAAGCACGTCCTGGCCATCGCCGGGATCTGCGTCCTGCTGATGTACGTGTGCGACGTCTACGCCGAGGAGGACACCTCCGCCCGCCACATAAGGATCTCCGCGTGGATCCAACGGGCCACCGCGTACGCCTCGGTGGCAACCGTGGTGTGCATGACGGCGGTGTTCTTCCTCGTCCTCGACCGCTCGAAGACCGGCAAGGACAGCCCGTACTTCATCGGCCGGCACATGGGCGACCCCGGCCTCGCCCTCTACATGGGCCTCTTCTACGCGTACGTCGTGGCCGCCGCGCTCGTCTGCGCCTACCAGTGGGGCCGCGCCGCACGCCGCGCCGGCCACTGGTCCCTGCGTACCGGCCTCACGATGATGTCGGCGGGCATGACGCTGATCGTCGTCTACGCCGTCATGCGGACGGTCTTCCTGAGCGTCGCGACCCTGCACCCGCTCCCGGCCCGCGACCTCGCCGACCAGGAACACATCACCGACACCGTCCTGTACGCGGGCTTCCTCCTGTGGCTCCTCGGCTCGATCGTCCCCGCGCTCCGCGCCCTCCTCACCCGCGCCCGCAGCATCCACGCGATCCTCAGGCTCCACCCGCTCTGGCGCGACCTCGCCCTCGCGGTCGACGGCATCGCCCTCTACCAGCCCGCCCACCTCCTCCGAGGCCACCGCGCCGCTCAGCACCCCTGCGCGACGTCCTCTCCCACGACGCCACCCCCCGCAGATCCGCCTCGGCCGCCACTGGGTGATTAA
- a CDS encoding helix-turn-helix domain-containing protein codes for MNVTDGEERGRLLLTHVLRRARARRDTADIPGFHSTFGVKTARGITQQQTAKLAGVSRRWYSNLESGRPGNYSDTFLHAVRRILALDDDEWAIVYGIARGRAPNASLSRPPDHKVPQALLSLVEQSPTWGIYLSNHCWDLLACNRKAQEYFPWMVDGANVVEWVLTSPEARTQLIDWRKSWALPSMAALRVHAERWPDDERLHEIIEKVRLDPTARKMWNDADLPAVTYPVSSSPRRLHLPQYGGKEFSVRILVLEPLELPTCRLVALTPAELVPYIDG; via the coding sequence GTGAACGTTACGGATGGCGAGGAGCGGGGGCGGTTACTCCTTACGCACGTTCTACGTCGAGCCCGCGCACGCCGCGACACGGCCGACATACCGGGATTCCACAGCACGTTCGGCGTGAAGACCGCTCGCGGGATCACCCAGCAGCAGACCGCCAAGCTGGCAGGCGTCAGCCGGCGCTGGTACAGCAACCTCGAATCCGGACGCCCGGGGAACTACAGCGACACCTTCCTCCACGCGGTGCGCCGCATCCTCGCCCTGGACGACGACGAGTGGGCCATCGTCTACGGCATCGCCCGAGGCCGCGCCCCGAACGCCAGCCTCTCCCGTCCTCCGGACCACAAGGTGCCCCAGGCCCTTCTGTCCCTCGTCGAGCAGAGTCCGACCTGGGGGATCTACCTCAGCAACCACTGCTGGGACCTCCTCGCCTGCAACCGGAAGGCTCAGGAGTACTTCCCGTGGATGGTCGACGGGGCCAACGTCGTGGAATGGGTCCTGACCTCCCCGGAAGCACGCACCCAGCTCATCGACTGGCGGAAATCCTGGGCGCTGCCCTCGATGGCGGCACTCCGGGTGCACGCGGAACGATGGCCCGACGACGAACGGCTCCACGAGATAATCGAGAAAGTGCGGCTCGATCCGACCGCCCGTAAAATGTGGAACGACGCAGACCTGCCGGCCGTGACCTATCCCGTATCCAGTTCACCGCGGCGTCTTCACCTGCCGCAGTATGGCGGCAAAGAATTCTCCGTCCGAATTCTCGTACTGGAGCCTCTGGAGTTGCCGACCTGTCGGCTTGTGGCGCTCACGCCCGCAGAGTTGGTTCCTTACATCGACGGCTGA